In the Hordeum vulgare subsp. vulgare chromosome 7H, MorexV3_pseudomolecules_assembly, whole genome shotgun sequence genome, one interval contains:
- the LOC123411336 gene encoding uncharacterized protein LOC123411336 yields MAPSREACAIAMAVAAPFIAMASNISTDNVEKRRRTSSDMLQRTVSDVSFQLHHHGPAKEEEEAAAEAEMKLLHPVSEVEDAKCECCGMSEECTPEYIRGVRGRFSGRWVCGLCAEAVTEEAEKNGGSLEEALRTHMGVCKRFNGFGRTYPVLFQAEAMREILRKRSKLGPRSRSSINPREVRDTASKAKAKASAGAGGIARSSSCMPFITDE; encoded by the coding sequence ATGGCACCCAGCAGGGAAGCGTGTGCGATCGCCATGGCCGTGGCAGCTCCGTTCATCGCAATGGCAAGCAACATCAGCACCGACAACGTCGAGAAGCGGCGCAGGACCTCGTCCGACATGCTCCAGCGCACCGTCTCGGACGTGtccttccagctccaccaccacggccccgcgaaggaggaggaagaagctgcAGCAGAGGCGGAGATGAAGCTGCTCCACCCGGTCTCCGAGGTGGAGGACGCCAAGTGCGAGTGCTGCGGCATGTCGGAGGAGTGCACGCCGGAGTACATCCGCGGCGTGCGCGGCCGGTTCTCAGGGCGGTGGGTCTGCGGGCTGTGCGCCGAGGCCGTGACGGAGGAGGCCGAGAAGAACGGAGGGTCGCTCGAGGAGGCGCTCCGGACGCACATGGGCGTGTGCAAGAGGTTCAATGGCTTTGGGAGGACGTACCCGGTGCTGTTCCAGGCGGAGGCCATGAGGGAGATCCTGAGGAAGCGGTCCAAGCTCGGGCCGAGGTCCAGGTCCAGCATCAACCCACGGGAGGTCAGGGACACCGCCTCCAAGGCGAAGGCCAAGGCTTCAGCTGGCGCCGGCGGCATCGCACGCAGCTCCAGCTGCATGCCGTTCATCACCGACGAGTAG